One Babylonia areolata isolate BAREFJ2019XMU chromosome 27, ASM4173473v1, whole genome shotgun sequence DNA window includes the following coding sequences:
- the LOC143301047 gene encoding angiogenic factor with G patch and FHA domains 1-like yields MAAISKWFPPVELKLSLTRAVIPPITTLRFEAFDVQKRSPALPPTNPPCIRVVVLKSDDLDAGTFFLVTYPGGTVGREKDAWLHIPGEEVSPKHAAIQYCSQQQCYTVQDLGSHTGTFLNHVRLAGVTPLRHGSTLRVGSTEMLLHIHQGLVTCDQCEPGQVMAALKLSKTSAAKRPLLQSQEVKKNRTRRRQKAWRKACGFSSTESKEDVDRQIDVINRSLEVTGSWQPRLADRDVPSYRPLVQHTASVHTAISSSNKGSSMLHKMGWTPGKALGKKKRGLVEPINVKVRSVATAGLGSSSSVDLSLDQFMSVTMLNCLRTRQRYLAGDTDSYRTF; encoded by the exons ATGGCTGCTATCTCTAAGTGGTTCCCACCTGTTGAGCTCAAGTTGAGTCTGACTAGAGCTGTGATTCCGCCAATCACAACTCTGCGATTTGAAGCATTTGACGTGCAGAAACGG tcTCCAGCACTGCCACCCACGAATCCTCCCTGTATCCGCGTGGTCGTTCTCAAGTCAGATGATCTTGACGCCGGGACGTTTTTCCTGGTAACGTACCCTGGCGGCACGGTGGGACGGGAGAAGGACGCGTGGCTCCACATCCCCGGTGAGGAGGTCAGCCCCAAGCACGCTGCCATCCAGTACTGCAGCCAGCAGCAGTGCTACACTGTGCAGGACTTGGGCAGCCACACCGGAACCTTCCTCAACCATGTCCGCCTGGCCGGGGTCACTCCACTACGCCACGGCAGCACGCTTCGCGTGGGCAGCACGGAGATGCTGCTCCACATTCACCAGGGCCTGGTCACCTGCGACCAGTGTGAACCCGGACAGGTGATGGCGGCACTCAAGCTGTCCAAGACCTCAGCTGCAAAACGacctctgctgcagtcccaggAGGTCAAGAAGAATAGGACCCGGCGACGGCAGAAGGCGTGGCGTAAGGCCTGCGGATTCTCCTCCACGGAAAGCAAGGAGGACGTGGACCGACAGATTGACGTCATCAACAGGTCCCTGGAGGTGACGGGCTCGTGGCAACCCAGGCTTGCTGACCGTGACGTGCCCAGTTATCGGCCCCTGGTGCAGCACACAGCCTCAGTGCACacagccatcagcagcagcaacaaaggcagcagcatgCTGCACAAGATGGGCTGGACACCAGGGAAGGCACTGGGCAAGAAGAAGCGAGGCCTGGTGGAGCCCATCAACGTCAAGGTCCGCTCTGTGGCCACAGCAGGACTGGGGTCCTCCTCTTCAGTGGACCTGTCCCTGGACCAGTTCATGTCGGTCACCATGCTGAACTGCCTGAGGACCCGACAGCGCTACCTGGCTGGGGACACGGATAGCTACAGGACCTTCTGA